In the genome of Dermacentor variabilis isolate Ectoservices chromosome 5, ASM5094787v1, whole genome shotgun sequence, one region contains:
- the LOC142583159 gene encoding uncharacterized protein LOC142583159 has translation MAGPCQRPTGAKAVARGILIAWLHGFVTTVSAVKLVNVDIPSPTTLGETVGLSCIYELNGDRLYSVKWYKNDVEFYRFVPNDWPPGQFLPLPGVDVDLARSGRTSVYLRNVNLHSAGTYRCEVSAEAPSFDTVGGQKDMAVLVLPTEGPRITGGQAQYRIGDTVSVNCTSAKSKPAATLRWYVNDVAVAGADGTTEYSTTLHADGLETASLGLRFVLTEDHFRGGNMKLKCTATISRVYTMSNEELVFGSSSSSGGRHQKSGLHISENTSRVRDASTTLSAPAAVLLLLVAFAVQLLPVTVVQVATVSTRTHL, from the exons GCTTCGTGACCACGGTGTCCGCCGTGAAGCTGGTCAACGTGGACATCCCGTCCCCGACCACGCTGGGCGAGACGGTGGGTCTGAGCTGCATCTACGAGCTGAACGGTGATCGGCTCTACTCGGTCAAGTGGTACAAGAACGACGTCGAGTTCTACCGCTTCGTGCCTAACGACTGGCCGCCGGGACAATTCCTGCCCCTGCCGGGCGTCGACGTGGAC CTGGCACGATCGGGGCGGACGTCGGTCTATCTGCGTAACGTGAACCTACACAGCGCCGGTACATACCGGTGCGAGGTGTCTGCGGAGGCTCCTTCCTTCGACACTGTCGGCGGCCAGAAGGACATGGCCGTGCTAG TACTTCCGACCGAGGGCCCGCGCATCACGGGGGGCCAGGCGCAGTACCGCATCGGCGACACCGTGAGCGTCAACTGCACCTCGGCCAAGTCGAAGCCCGCCGCCACGCTGCGCTGGTACGTGAACGACGTGGCCGTGGCCGGCGCCGACGGAACCACCGAGTACTCGACCACGCTGCACGCCGACGGCCTGGAGACGGCCTCGCTCGGCCTGCGCTTCGTGCTCACCGAGGACCACTTCCGGGGCGGCAACATGAAGCTCAAGTGCACCGCCACCATCTCCAGAGTCTACACGATGAGCAACGAGGAGCTCGTGTTCGGGTCCTCCTCGTCCTCCGGAGGCCGCCACCAGAAGTCCGGACTCCACATCAGCGAGAACACGAGCCGAG TGCGGGACGCCTCAACCACTCTGTCAGCGCCGGCAGCTGTGCTGCTACTGTTGGTCGCATTCGCCGTACAACTGCTCCCGGTCACAGTGGTGCAGGTCGCTACGGTGTCGACAAGGACGCATTTGTGA